The Pararoseomonas sp. SCSIO 73927 sequence CAGGGTTCGCACTTACCTTGTTCTGGATCGTTGGTTGTACCAATGCGGTGAACTTTATGGACGGCCTAGACGGCTTGGTTGGCGGCACGCTGCTGATCGCATGCGTTGCGTTAGCGGCCATTGCGGCCAGCCAAGGCGGCTGGTTTGTCTATGCGGCGGCACTTTTTCTTGCAGCTGGCTTTGCTGGCTTCCTACCCTTCAACTTGTACCCAGCACGTATTTTCATGGGCGATGTCGCCAGCCAATTCGCCGGCTTCACATTGGCAGTGCTCGCGGTAGCTGCCGCCCGCTTCGACAGCATGGAAGTGAGCTTTCTGATTGTGCCGCTGCTGCTATTCGGGCTGCTTTTCGATGCAGGCTTCACGCTACTACGCCGTGCCTGGATGCGCGACCAAGTGGGAGCGGCGCACCGGACCCACCTTTATCAAATGGCGCAGCGCACCGGCATGCGAGTGCGGACGGTAGCCGCGGTGCACTGGGGCTTCGCACTGTTCCACGCTGCGCTCGCAGGACTGTTCTTACATCTCCCTGCCTCGGCCAAGCCGCTCGTGGTGTTACCAGCCTTGGCAGTGCAGATGCTGTGGCTGACATATATCGCGCGGCGGGTACGGCGAGCCTGTATCTGCTGGCGAGATCTGGCTCCGAAAGAATTCGGCACAGACTCCACATGTCCATAACGTTTGAGGAGGGGTGAGCGGCGGGGGCTTTGTGTGTTCGGAGGGTGTCTGACGTCCGTTGAGGTGGCCCCTGTGGACCCCTGGCGCTCGCGCGCAGCTTGCGCGCGGTTCCCGGCCCTATACAACGTGCCTGACAAATGCCGAGTGGACCCAGTTCCCGGCCAAGCGGCGCCTGCCCGGTTCCCGGAACTCCTTGGACTATGAGTAGTCGGCTTGCTTTGTTGAAATGCTCATGAGGCCTCGGCGAGGAGCATGAGGTTGTGTGTGAGGACGCGGAGGACGAGTTCGCGGTTTTGTACCGCGGTGTTGCGGGCGGTCAGTGCTGAGCCGAGACGCCGCTTGTGCTGGCTGAACCCGCTCTCGACGTGCCAGCGCTGGTGATAAGGGGACTTGGGGAAGCGGTGGCGCATGGCGCGTCGGTACGGCGTTTTAGGCCAGCGGCGGCCGGTGTTGCGGCGGTTGAGGCGAATGACGGTTTGCCGGACGCCCAAGTTTTCTCGGCAGAAGCGGTGATTGTGCTCGGCATCGTAGTCAGCATCGCCGAGGGCGGTATCAATCGCGACCAGCTCGGCGGCCTGGCGCATGGCCGGGGTGAAGTCGGGGGAGTCCTGGCTCGGGCCGACACCCAGCACGGCGCCGAGCAGGAGGTGCGAGTGGGTGTGGAGTACGACAGTGAGCTTGGGCCAAGCCCGTTGCCGGTGGCCCTTTCTTTTCGCTCGGCGCTGGCCGAAGTGGGCGCTGACATGCCGGGTCTCGAGCCCGGTCGCGTCCACGGCGGCCACCGGCGCGGCGTCGATCTGGGTCAGCACCTGCGCGGCCACGATGGCGCGACGAAGCCCCGGCTACCCGGGAGCGGGGCCCGCGCGCCGCCTGCCGTCATGGTGCGGCTTGTCCGGGATGTGCAGGAAGTCCGCCCAGCACCTCGATCAGAGGGCATGTGGCCTCGGCGCCCGCGTCGCATCGGCGCACCGTCTCCGTCAGGACGCGCTCCATCGCCTGCAGGTCGGCGATCCGCGCGCGGACGTCATCGAGGTGGGCCGCGGCGAGGTCGCGGGCCTTGGCACAGGCGTCCGCGTCCAGCCCGAGCAGGGCGCGCACTTGGTCGAGAGTGAAGCCGAGCTCGCGCGCCCGACGAACGAAGGCCAGCCGCCACACGTCCCCGGCGCCGTAGAGGCGGTAGCGGCCACGGCGGGCGGGCGTCGGCAGCAGCCCGATGCGCTCGTAGTAGCGGATGGTCTCGATGTTGCAGCCGGTCCGCCGCGAGAGCTCGCCGATGGCGATGCCGTCCTGCCCCATGTCGCCCGGCTCCTCGGAAAGGGCTTGAGTCTGTAGTCGCTACAGACGGTAGGGTCGCGGAACCCACAGGGCAAGGAGACCAGACGTGCCCGACATCCCCGCCGCGGCGTCCTCGGCGGCCCCCCCGAGCGGCACGGCCCCCGTCCTGCTCACGCTCGGAGGGCTGCTCGCAGCGTTCGGCGCCGCCTCCTGCTGCGCCTTGCCAATGCTTCTCGGCTCGCTCGGCCTGGGGAGCGCCTGGCTGTTCGGACTGGCGCTCCTGGTGGTACCCTACCGGATTGTCCTCCTCGCCGCCGCGGCCGCCTGTTTGGCCGGGAGCGCCATCCTCCTTTGGCACCAGAGGCGGGCGGTCACCGTCACCTGCGAATCGGGCGCGGCTTGCCCGTCGAACCCAGCCTTGCGACATGTCACCGCAGGCGGCTTGGCGATCGGGATCCTCCTGCTTGTGATCAGCTACGCCTATGCGTGAGGGCCCAATGATCCTGGAATCGACCATCACCTGCCCGTCCTGCGGCACCGCCAAGGTGGAGACGATGCCGACCGACGCCTGCCAGTTCTTCTACGACTGCACGGGCTGCGGCGCGGTGCTCCGGCCGAAGCCGGGGGACTGCTGCGTGTTCTGCTCTTATGGCACGGTGCCGTGCCCACCCATCCAAGTGGACGGGAAGTCAGCCTGCTGCGGGAGTTCCGCGCCCTCAGAGACTGCGTTCCCGCCCGGTCCACACAGCCGGTGAGGCAGGGCAGCATTCGGAGCGGTGATCTGGATTGATTGCGCCGCGCCTACCGCGTCCCCTGAATGCCTGCTCCGCGATCGTACCAGCCACGCGTGCGCATGACGATGTGGACCACCGAGAGCATCACAGGCACTCGAACAACACGCCGACCACGGTGGCGAGCGCTGCGCCGCTCTCGAAGCCGAAGAGGCTGATAGCCGCCGCCACGGCGAGCTCGAAGAAGTTGCTGGCGCCGATGAGGGCGGAGGGGCCCGCAACGCTGTGCGCCGAGCCGCACTGCCGGTTCAGCACGTAGGCGAGCCTGCGTTGAAGTAGACCTGGATGAGGATGGGGACCGCGAGCAGCAGGATGACCAAGGGCTGCGCCAGGATTTGCTGGCCCTGGAAGCCAAAGAGCAGCACCAGTGTGGCCAGCAGCGCGACCAGCGATACCCAGTGCAGCGCCTTCAGAGTGCGCTGCAGGGCAGCCTCGCCGCCCGAAGCCAGGATCGACCGCCGCCAGAGCTGCGCGGCGACGACCGGAACGACAATGTAGAGCACCACCGAGAGCAACAGGGTGTCCCAGGGGACTGTGATGGCCGACAGGCCGAGCAGCAGCCCGACCACGGGCGCGAAGGCCACCACCATGATGGCGTCGTTCAACGCGACCTGACTGAGCGTGAAGTTCGGCTCGCCATCCGTGAGCCTGCTCCAGACGAAGACCATCGCCGTGCAGGGCGCGGCGGCGAGGAGGATGAGCCCGGCGATGTAGCTGTCCACCTGCCCCGCAGGCAGCCAGGGCCGGAACAGCCAGCCGATGAACAGCCAGCCCAGCAGGGCCATGGAGAAGGGCTTCACCAGCCAGTTGATGCCCAGCGTCACGGCGATGCCGCGCCAGTGGCGGGCGACCTGCCCCATGGCGGTGAAGTCCACCCGCAGCAGCATGGGCACGATTATCAGCCAGATGAGCGCCGCGACGGGGATGTTGACCTGTGCGACCTCCATGCGGCCGAGCGCCCGGAACAGCTCGGGCAGCACGGCGCCGAGGGCGATGCCCGCGACGATGCAGAGCGCCACCCACAGGGTCAGGTAGCGCTCGAAGGTGCCCATCGCCGCCTTGCGGCGCTGGACGGCGGCCTCCGCCTGGGCCGACGCACTCACGCCGCGCTCCCCGGGGCGACGCGGTATGAACCGCCCCGGGTTTCCCGGAGGCTCCTATTCTTGAGAGGATGGAGCCATGACGAAGAAGACCTCGAACCGGTATTCGCCTGAGGTTCGGCAGCGGGCGGTCCGGATGGTACTGGAGCATGGAGGCGACCACGCCTCGCAGTGGGCCGCGAGCCTTCGGCGTTGGACGCAGTGCGTCCAACCGGCTCGATCGCGCCCAAGATCGGCTGCACGACGGAGACGCTGCGCGGCTGGGTGAGGCAGGCGGAGCGCGACCAGGGCCTGCGGGTGGGCCCGACCAGCTTGGAGGGGGAGCGGATCCGGGCGCTGGAGCGGGAGAACTGCGAGCTGCGCCAGGCCAATGAGATACTACGCAAGGCGTCGGCGTATTTTGCCCAGGCCGAGCTCGACCGCCGCTCGAAGCTATGATCGCCTTCATCGACGATCATCGCGAGGTCTACGGTGTCGAGCCGATCTGCCGGGTGTTGCCGATCGCCCCGTCGACCTACCACGCCCATGTTACCCGGCGCATTGACCCGGCCAAGGTCTCGCCCCGCACCCGACAGGACCTCCTGCTCATGGAGAGCATCCGACGGGTGCATGCGGCGAACTTCGGGGTCTACGGCGCCCGCAAGGTCTGGCGGCAGCTCGGCCGCGAGGGCATCGCGGTGGCCCGCTGCACGGTGGAGCGGCTGATGCGGGCTATGGGTCTACAGGGTGTGGTGCGCGGGAGGGAGACGAGGACCACCGTCTCGAACCCGGCCACGCCGTGCCCGGCGGACAAGGTAAACCGGCAGTTCCGGGCGTCGGCGCCGAACGTGCTGTGGCTGTCGGATTTCACCTACGTCGCGACGTGGCAAGGCTTCGTCTATGTCGCCTTCGTCATCGACGCCTTTGCCCGCCGCATCGTCGGCTGGCGGGTGTCGCGGACGGCCCATGCAGGCTTTGTCCTCGACGCACTGGAGCAGGCCATCCAGGGCCGGCGTCCCGTGAAGGGCGGCCTGACCCATCACAGCGACCGCGGGTCGCAATACGTCAGCATCCGGTACACGGAACGGCTCCTTGAAGCCGGGATCGAGCCCTCGGTCGGCAGCGTTGGCGACAGCTACGACAACGCCCTCGCCGAGACCGTCATCGGGCTGTTCAAGACCGAGGTCATCCGCCACCACGGCCCGTGGCGGTCGCTGGAAGCCGTCGAATACGCCGCCCTCGAATGGGTGGCCTGGTTCAACAACCACCGCCTCCTCGAGCCGATCGGGAACGTCCCTCCCGCTGAAGCCGAGGCGCGCTACTATGCCGCGGGGAATGCACCAGCCCTGGCCGCATAACCCAAACCAATCAGCCTCCCGCATACCCGGGGCGGTTCACATGATGGCATGCGCCGAGATTTGCCAGACCTCGGCGAACATGATGCTGATCGGCACCCACCATCATAAGCATACCTGCCGTGAGTGTGCAGAGATCTGCGAGGAGTGCGCGGCGAACTGCGACGCCGTGGGGGGTATGGAGGCATGCGCCGAGCAGTGCCGAAAGTGTGCTGCGTCCTGCCGCGCGATGGCCGCCTAAGTTGATGCGGCGGCGACCCCGTTCACCGCGGGGCCGCCGCTGCAGTGACGAGCGCCGCACATGGCCGGCACATAGAAATATCTTGTCGCCTTCCAGGAAGGCTCCTGCAATGCACGACCTCTATCTTGGCTGCGTCGGCGAGCAACGCTTGTCGCTCAACCAAGGAGGTTCAGATGCCTGTCCACACACTACATCGGTCTTCAGGCTTCATAGGCCAGCTCCGCGGCGCGGTCCGCGCTTGGCCCCTCGGAGGCGCCGTCGCCCTCATGCTGACGGCTATTGTAGCGCCTGGCACCGCTTCTGCTCAGCAAGCCGGTTACGTCACTACGGCGCCCAGCGAACGAGCGCCGAACGGCCTGACCATCGACCAGGGTGCGGGCTCGCCCGGCATGGCTGCCTTCTCGGCTGCTCCGCACCCGACGACCCCCCATCAGCATGGCTCGGATAATCCTCAAGCTGGTGTCCCTGGTATCCAGGATCCGTCAGGACAAGGCAGCTGAACCTCGCTGCATATTCGTGAAGAGTCGTAGTGCCCCAGCCGAGTTGGCGGGGCACTACCTAAGCAGCCGGTTGGTAAGGCAGCTAGGTTCATTCAGTTCATTTGGAATTGGGCCAGAGCCTACTCGAAGCTTCAGTCTGCTTGCCTCGCCAACACGCGCCTCACCTGTGATGCCCCCCAGATCTCCTTGCCACGTGGGGTCCGCACGCCTCGGGCAGTCAACGCCGCGGCAATCTCTCGCAGCGAAGTGGCTCCAGCTCGGCGCGCGGCTACGATGTAGGGCAGCACTTCAGCTGCCCGCTTCGCTGCGTCGCGCTTCCAAACATTTGACGCTAGTGCTGCAACACTTTTGTCACCGGCTTGCAGCCGTGGATTCCCCAGCACTACGCCGCGCATCTTTGCCGCAGTGAGGGCTGCGCGCGTGCGTGCGCTGATCGCGCGGGCTTCTTCCTCAGCTACCAGCGCCATAATGCCGATGGTCAGTCGGTTAGCATGCGGCATGTCCACAGCGAGGAACTCTACGCCGGCCTTCTCCAGCCCCAGCAGGAAATGTGCGTCGCGTGCCAGGCGGTCGAGCTTAGCGATCAGCAGCACGGCGCGACGGGCCCGACTCTCGGCCATCGCTGCCGCTAGTTGCGGGCGGTCGCTCCGCTTGCCGCTCTCCACCTCCTCGAAGCTCGCACACACGATCCCACCGGTCGCCGCTGCGTGCCGATCGACGGCCGCCCGCTGGGCGTCGAGTCCGAGCCCGGAGCGGCCCTGCCGGTCGGTGCTCACCCGGTAATAAGCGACGAAGCGGGGAGGGGAGGGGGAGTGAGGGGCCATCTGAAGCCCGAAAATGCCCTTCCAGCCCCCTTTGTTGCAATCCCAAAGGAACGTTTGATGCTTTGCGACTCCCGCCAGTAAGTGCACGTTAGCTGCGTTAGACGTGAAACTTGAGTTTCAGACGTTACCGGTAGCATACTGGTTGTGCATAGATAGGAGCATCTTCCATGGCCGAGCCGCTCGCCGTGCCCGCGGCTGAGGTGCAGCGCCGCTTCGCGCTCTACCAGGACAAGGCGCTCACCCAACCCGTCGCCGTCACCAGTCGTGGTCGTCCGCGCGTGGTGATGATCTCGGTCGAGGAGTACGAGCGGCTACGTCGCCGCGACCGCCAGGCCATGAAGGTCGAGGAGCTGCCGCCCGACGTTGTCGAGGCGATTGCTGCCGCCCAGCCATCCGAGGAGTCGCGCCGCTTCGACGATGAAGTTGCCTGAGTCGCGACACCTAGCGCCGCCGCTCCCAGGCGAGGTCATCCGCTACGCATACCTCTGGACGCACGAGGCCGCTGAGGGTCGCGAGGAGGCGCGCAAGGACCGCCCGTGCGCGGTCGTGATTGCCACGGCATATGCGGCAGGCGTTCCATCCGTTGTTGTCGTGCCGCTCACGTCGCGGGCGCCCTCCACACCGGAGGAAGGGATGGAGATTTCCGTAGCGACTCGCCGACGCTTGGGTTTGCAAGACGAGCCGTGTTGGGCGGTGCTGACGGAGGTGAACCGCTTCGTTTGGCCTGGCCCCGATCTGCGGCCCGTGACTACTGCCTTCGGATCGAGCTGGGGCTACGGTCTGCTACCGGCCGCTCTGTTCGAGCGCCTGCGTGATGCCATCGTCGCACGGGCGCGTTCGAGGACGCTGCGCGTCACCTCAAGGTCGGCCTGATGCCTCTGCAACCCGCCTCACCTTGTGCCGTATGCGCCGGTGCCGTCCTGCGACGTGAGTCGCTACCTGCCCACTGGCACCCTGTCCCAAGCCTCTTTCAACGCGTTATCGGATGGTGTGCGTCCGAAGTCTTCGGCGCAACGCTGAATCAGCGGCCTTTTTTGGAGCTGGCTCGCACGCGTCCTATAGGAAGTTTTTTGTATAAGACTCTTATAGGTATGGGCCGCGGATTCAGCGTGGATAACCGGGGGGCAGGCCGCGGATTCAGCGTAGATTATGGTCAGCTCAGGCCGCGGATTCAGCGTAGGAAGGCCGCCGATTCAGCGAGGCCTTCCACCCAGATCAACGAAAGGCCGCGGATTCATCGTGGACAAGCGGGGATATCGGGAAGAAGCACTTCGATGTCTCGAAAGGCCGCCGATTCAGCGCACACGCCCAATGGTACTCGCCTAGGCTTGCCTCACCGGAGGGTGAGTGAGAGGACGCATGGCTGAAATTCACCGCCAGCTCATGCTCTTCGGCGCCGAGGCCCTTCGCCGCACCGCCAGCGCCATCGAAGATCCCAAGCTACGCCGTAGGGAACTGGGCCGCATTGAGGCTGCTAGTAACGCCATGGGTGAGCTGGCCGACGACGAGCTGGCCTTCACCCATTCGGGCCTCTGCCAGACCTGCCTGCCTCATGCCCGCCCCGACAGCAACGATGCGATCTGGGAGCGCAGTTCCGGGCGCTTTCACCTAATGGTCAGCCCCGGTGTGGTACGCGGCGCTGACGGGCGCGCCGCGCGTGTCGGCGTACCCTACGGCACCCGGGCGCGGCTGATCATGATCTTTCTCCAGACTGAGGGAGTGCGCGGGCGCACGGTCAATCTCGGTCCCAGCATGTCGGCCTGGATCCGCTCGCTCGGCCTGCCCGTGACCGGCGGGCCACGGGGCACCATCCAGGCCATCCGCGAGCAGTCGCTGCGCATCGCCCGCTGTGAGTTCACTCTGCAATGGAGCGCGCCCGCCTCCTCGCCTGGCAGCGGAGAGCAAATGATCATCCGCGACCAGCGCCTCGTATCGGGCCTATCCCTTTGGCAAGGCCAGGAGGACGGCGATGGGCCGGGATGGTCGGCCACGGTGGAACTGACCAGCGAGTTCCACGAGCACCTGCGCCAGCACGCCGTGCCGCTCGCGCGCGATGCCATCGCCCATCTTAAGGACAACTCGCTCGGCCTGGACCTCTACACGCTGCTGGCCTACCGGCTGCAGCGCCTGGAAAGGCCGCTCCTGCTACGCTGGCAGGCGCTCGCGGCGCAGGTCGGCTCCGACACGACGCGGGTCTCGCACCTAGCGCAGCGTGTGAAGGCCGTACTGCCCGACGTGCTTGCCGTGTACCCAGACGCCGAGGTGGAGGTGGTCCATCACGGCCTCAAGCTCATGCCTTCGCGTCCCCCGGTGCCCAAGACGCTGGTGCGCGGGCTCCGCCTCGTCGCGCCAGCTGGATAGGCACGGTCTCCCCCGGCAGCCGTAACGGCCGCCCCCGGTGGTACGTAGAATCGGCGGCCTTTTGAGCTTCCTTCGTGGGCTCAACACGGAGGTCGGGTTACACCAGTGCTTCCTTCGCTTCGATCGACGCCTATAGCCGGGCCAGTGCTGCTTCCAGGGTACCCGAGCCGCGCATCACCCTCTGACTGTTTCCCCTCAGAGCCTCTTGTTTAACTTGGAATCTGGTTTCTGCCCGGCTCTCGGGCTTGCTGTTCGCCAGCAGGCTCACCGGGAACTGTACAGGGCCAGGGGCCGCTGGGGGCACTGACAAGCCGGTAAACGTTCGACACCTGAACGAACATACCAGCAGTTTCCACGCCGCAGACGCGCCGCGACACCGTGACGCCACGCCGGGCCCCAATCGAGAAAGCCGGCAGCGCGCAAGCGCGAGGCCGAGTGCCGCCGTCGGTCTGGCTACCCCGGCGGCACGCGCGATGGCCGCGAGCGACGGATCGCACCGCCCGTTGCTCCTGTTGTGGAAGCGATTGGCCAGGGCGCGCAACACGACCAGGCCGGTGCGCTTGAGCGCGCCGCCATGGGCACGAGCCAGGTCCGTCGCTCGGTCATATGCCTCGGCCGCAAACAGCAGCCGGGCCACGGCCTGGCGGTCCATTGGCCGGAAGTGCCCCGACCTTGGCCGCTCCGATCCGTGCCGGGCGCGACGGTTCGGCCAAGTGGGTGCCGCAGCGTCCATCGATCTACCGCTCGCCATCATCTGCCTCATGGCCGGCGCTGTCGGCTTCTGCCCCCCTCAGGCGCCCAGTCAGAGCGTATGAACGACGTTTTTGAGAGCAGATGGCGCCCATTCTCTATGAGTGATATTGACAATCCTCTTTTGTTCTATACCGCTGTTTCCTCTCGTGGGCCCAACAAATACAGGCATCCCAGAAAGAGGTTGCCCAGGGTGCTTCCATCACTTAGCTTGCAACCGGAAGTCACCTTGAGTGAATTTGCGAAATGGCAAAAACGCTTCCTGTGGTCCTGGTTGCTGTGCTTGCGGTCCCGCTCGCTACGCCTATTGCCCGTGCGGACGACCTATGGGGCTGCGAAGTCACCCTCTGTATGGCTAATCCTGACGGCCCCACCGCAGCCCCCGCTTGCCGCGACCACATGGACCGTCTGTCCAAGCAGTTGCGGCGCGGGCGGCCGGTCCCCCGATGCCCCCAAGCGTCGGTCGCGCCGGCTCAGATACCTGTGGGTTCGGGGGAGATGCAGCAGGCCGCTGACGGATGAGCCGCCTCTGCATTGAACTCGCAGAGTTGTGGGCAGCCCCTCAATCGCCGCATACCTCCTCGGTTATTGAGGGGGAGAGGGACGGGTGGACCGATTCGTCTCGGATGGAGAGGCTCGCGCGGCTATCGCAAAGGGCGGGCGCATCGAGAAGGTTCTGGTCATCGCGATGCGAGACGGCCACAGGCAGGGGCGCGCCGAGTTTGTGCCTTACCTCGCGACCACTTGGCGCCGCGGCTACGTCGCCATCGGCCTGTGGAGCGGGCAGGGTGCCCGCTCGTGGCGCGACCTCACGCGCCTGGTTGGCTTCTTCCGCGAGGAGTTCAAGTTCCTCGGTCCCATCTGCGTCCACGAAGCCGACGACCCGAAGCTCCGCAAGCTCCGGACCCTGTTTCCCGCATCCAGCGTTCCGGGCTCTGTGCCCGATCCGAAGGCTCCCCCGCACACCAGCTAGTGCCCTCTGCGGCCGGGTGGTGGCCGCGTGATCCTGGAACTGGCCGTCGTCGCGCAGCTCGCCGCCCGCTGTGCCCCCTCCGTCGCCTTCGAGACGCTGGCCGCCGTCATGCGGACGGAAAGCGGCTTCCAGCCCTTCGCGCTCGGTGTGAACGGGCCGGGCGGCGGCGCGATCCTGCCCGAGACGCGGGAAGCGGCCGTGGCGTTGGCTTCGGACCTGATCGTGCGCCAGGGCCGTTCTGTGGACCTCGGGCTCATGCAGGTGAACAGCGGCAACCTGCGCGCGCTGGGTCTGACGGTCGCGGAAGTCCTCGACCCCTGCACCAACCTGGCGGCCGGCGCCCGCATCCTGCGCGAAGGCTTCGCCGCCGCCAGCCGCGACGAGGCGGACCCGCAGAGGGCGCTCCGCGTCGCCCTCTCCCGCTACAACACCGGCCACCCCGAGCGGGGCTTCGCCAACGGCTACGTCCAACGCGTCCAGGGCGCGGCCGAGGTCGTGGTGCCGGCCATCCGTCTGCGCGGCGAGGTCGCCGGGGCGCCGCAGCGCCCGGCCGCCACCCCCGCCCCCGAGCTGCCCGACGACGATCCCGACGCGCCCCCGGAGTGGGACGTGTGGGCGCGGGCCACCCATGCGAGCCAGCCGCGCCTGGTGGCCGTGCCTCGTGAAGCTCCCGCGGCGTCGGGGGGCGCCGAGGGAGCCACCCCCACCGATCCCCCGAGGACCGCAGAATGACCCTTTCCCCGAAGGCGCGGAACGTCGCCCTCTTCGCTGCCGTGGCCTGCGCCGCGCTGATCCTGCCCGACCTGGCACACGCGCAGATCGGCGGCGGCGGTTCCAACGTCGTCAACAGCCTGACGCAGTGGTTCATGACCAACGTGGCCCGCGGCCTGGTGATGCTCGGCATCATCGCCGTCGCCATCGGCCTGTTCGTCATGCGCTTCTCCGTCGGCGTGATCGCCTCGGTGGTTTGCGGCGGCCTGATCCTGGCCAACGCCGACACCATCGCCGGCTACTTCGGCTTCTGAGGGGCTGCGCGGCGTGGAACCCCTGACCGAGGACCCCCTGCACGTCGCGGCAACGCGGCCGGCCCTCATGTGGGGCCTGCCGCTGCCGCTGGCCCTCGCTCTGTTCGTGATCGGGGCCGAGGTGCAGGTGTGGTTCAAGGGCCTGACCGGCGTAGGCTGGGCGTTCGCCCTAGTCGCCCCCGTCTGGATTGCCGCCCGGTTCCTCGTCGCTCGCGACTACAACGCGGTCGGCGTTGCGGTGCTCTGGCTCAACACCAGCGCCCGCGCCTTCGACTCCGCCGACTGGGGCGGCGCCTCCGTCGCCCCGCTGCCCGTAGGGAGCGCGCGGGGGCCGCGCGGCATGTCCAATGCGTGACCCCTTCCTGTCCGCCTCCGGGTGGAGCGAGCGCAGCGCCGACGACTACGTGCCCTTCGTCGGCCACGTCCGCGACGACGCGGTGCTGCGGACGGATGGGTCCGTCATGGGGATGCTGCGCTTGGTGGGCGCCCCCTTCGCCCTGGAGGACCACGGCAGGCGCAACAGCCGGCACCGCTTCCGCAACGCGGTCCTCCGCAACATCGCGGACGATACCCTGACGGTCGTGGAGACCATGGTGCGGCACGACGGCGTGGCGCTGCTGCCGGCCGGGACCTACCGATCCGCCTTCGCCGCCGATCTCGAGAACGCCTACCGTCGGGAGGTGCTGGCCGGGCGCGAGCGGGTCAACGAGTGGTTCGTCTCGGTGATCGTCACCCCGCGCGCCCCGGTGACGCGCGGCCTCAACGCCCTGCGCTCGCGCCTCGGCCGCCGGAAGGAGGCCGCCGCCACCACGGCCAGCGACGAGCTGATCCGCACCCTGGACGACCGGATGCTCGTGCTGGCCAAGGCCTACGCCGAGATGGGGCCGGTGCGTCTGGGCGTGCGCGAGGCCGGCGGGGTGATGTTCTCCGAGATTGCCGAAGCCCTGCGCCTGTTCCTGACAGCGCGCTTCCTGCCAGTGCCGATGGTCAGCGGCTCGCTGGGCGGTTCCATCTACACGGATCGGGTGATCTGCGGCCGGCGTGGCTTCGAGGTCCGCACCCCCGGCCGTCCCTCCTTCGGCACCCTCATAGGGTTCAAGGAGTATCCCGACCGCACCCGGCCGGGGATGCTCAACGACCTGCTCTCGGCCGACTGCCGGGTGGTGCTGACCAACTCCTTCCGCTTCCACTCCCGCGCCGCCGCGACCGGCAGCCTGGCCCGCAAGCAGGCGCAGATGGCCAATGCCGGCGACCGGGCCCTCAGCCAGATGGACGCCCTGCACGATGCCATGGACGACGTGGCCTCCAACCAGGCCACCATGGGCTCGCACCACGTCTCCGTCGCCCTGCACTGCGACACCCTGCCCGAGCTGGAGCGCCTCACGGGCGAGGTCCGCGCCGCCCTGACCAACGCCGGGGCCAGCGTCGCCGTGGAGGATCTGGGGACCGAGGCGGCCTATTGGGCGCAGCTCCCCGGCAACGCCGCCTGGCGCACCCGCCCCGGCGATATCTCCTCCCGAAACTTCGTCGGCTTCTCGTCCCTGGACGGCTACCCGCGGGGCGGCCCGTCCCCGGAGTGGGGCGCGCCGCTGCTCCGACTTCTCACTTCGGCCAGCACCGGATTCGACCTGTCGTTGCACGTTGGCGGCCTGCCGCACATGGCCATCTTCGGTCCCTCCGGGTCGGGCAAGACCGTGTTCCTCGGGCTGCTGGTGGCCGCCCTGGAACGGGTGACGGGCCCGGGCGGGACCGTGGTGGTGTTCGACAAGGACAACGCCAACGAGATCCTCGTCCGCGCCATGGGCGGGCGCTACCTGACGCTCCGGGCCGGCGAGGACAGCGGCCTGGCGCCGATGC is a genomic window containing:
- a CDS encoding type II toxin-antitoxin system prevent-host-death family antitoxin; its protein translation is MAEPLAVPAAEVQRRFALYQDKALTQPVAVTSRGRPRVVMISVEEYERLRRRDRQAMKVEELPPDVVEAIAAAQPSEESRRFDDEVA
- a CDS encoding transposase → MAAQVLTQIDAAPVAAVDATGLETRHVSAHFGQRRAKRKGHRQRAWPKLTVVLHTHSHLLLGAVLGVGPSQDSPDFTPAMRQAAELVAIDTALGDADYDAEHNHRFCRENLGVRQTVIRLNRRNTGRRWPKTPYRRAMRHRFPKSPYHQRWHVESGFSQHKRRLGSALTARNTAVQNRELVLRVLTHNLMLLAEAS
- a CDS encoding recombinase family protein, with the translated sequence MAPHSPSPPRFVAYYRVSTDRQGRSGLGLDAQRAAVDRHAAATGGIVCASFEEVESGKRSDRPQLAAAMAESRARRAVLLIAKLDRLARDAHFLLGLEKAGVEFLAVDMPHANRLTIGIMALVAEEEARAISARTRAALTAAKMRGVVLGNPRLQAGDKSVAALASNVWKRDAAKRAAEVLPYIVAARRAGATSLREIAAALTARGVRTPRGKEIWGASQVRRVLARQAD
- a CDS encoding lytic transglycosylase domain-containing protein, whose product is MILELAVVAQLAARCAPSVAFETLAAVMRTESGFQPFALGVNGPGGGAILPETREAAVALASDLIVRQGRSVDLGLMQVNSGNLRALGLTVAEVLDPCTNLAAGARILREGFAAASRDEADPQRALRVALSRYNTGHPERGFANGYVQRVQGAAEVVVPAIRLRGEVAGAPQRPAATPAPELPDDDPDAPPEWDVWARATHASQPRLVAVPREAPAASGGAEGATPTDPPRTAE
- a CDS encoding replication protein RepA encodes the protein MAEIHRQLMLFGAEALRRTASAIEDPKLRRRELGRIEAASNAMGELADDELAFTHSGLCQTCLPHARPDSNDAIWERSSGRFHLMVSPGVVRGADGRAARVGVPYGTRARLIMIFLQTEGVRGRTVNLGPSMSAWIRSLGLPVTGGPRGTIQAIREQSLRIARCEFTLQWSAPASSPGSGEQMIIRDQRLVSGLSLWQGQEDGDGPGWSATVELTSEFHEHLRQHAVPLARDAIAHLKDNSLGLDLYTLLAYRLQRLERPLLLRWQALAAQVGSDTTRVSHLAQRVKAVLPDVLAVYPDAEVEVVHHGLKLMPSRPPVPKTLVRGLRLVAPAG
- a CDS encoding undecaprenyl/decaprenyl-phosphate alpha-N-acetylglucosaminyl 1-phosphate transferase codes for the protein MTISALLQHLIFALGLSLFSAVIVRAMIAWPILDHPNARSAHLRPTPRSGGVGVVLTFLVGILVLYGTARFARIAEQQFLGVITAALAIAGVALVDDIRGLSARFRLLAQFAAALVAVGSGLVLSRLALPYVGVTDLGLAGFALTLFWIVGCTNAVNFMDGLDGLVGGTLLIACVALAAIAASQGGWFVYAAALFLAAGFAGFLPFNLYPARIFMGDVASQFAGFTLAVLAVAAARFDSMEVSFLIVPLLLFGLLFDAGFTLLRRAWMRDQVGAAHRTHLYQMAQRTGMRVRTVAAVHWGFALFHAALAGLFLHLPASAKPLVVLPALAVQMLWLTYIARRVRRACICWRDLAPKEFGTDSTCP
- a CDS encoding helix-turn-helix domain-containing protein — translated: MGQDGIAIGELSRRTGCNIETIRYYERIGLLPTPARRGRYRLYGAGDVWRLAFVRRARELGFTLDQVRALLGLDADACAKARDLAAAHLDDVRARIADLQAMERVLTETVRRCDAGAEATCPLIEVLGGLPAHPGQAAP
- a CDS encoding GDCCVxC domain-containing (seleno)protein gives rise to the protein MREGPMILESTITCPSCGTAKVETMPTDACQFFYDCTGCGAVLRPKPGDCCVFCSYGTVPCPPIQVDGKSACCGSSAPSETAFPPGPHSR
- a CDS encoding mercuric transporter MerT family protein, with translation MPDIPAAASSAAPPSGTAPVLLTLGGLLAAFGAASCCALPMLLGSLGLGSAWLFGLALLVVPYRIVLLAAAAACLAGSAILLWHQRRAVTVTCESGAACPSNPALRHVTAGGLAIGILLLVISYAYA